TGAGTTTATGTGGAAGTTTCAATGAGGGAACTTAATTAATTGCGGTTGATTAAtgtgtgtccccagctggagccaTGGATTTTGTCACCGCATTGGGAACGCTTGTGTCAGGTTCACACAGGGAGGTTTTATTCCTTGGGAATGAGCCCAGGGGAGGCTGGACTGGGAGCTGCCAGTGGATGCTGGGATGGTGACAGtttgctcctgctgggaaaCCCCCAGAAATGTctggcagatttttctcctgttccctCTCTCTGGAGCCCTTTATGTGTAGCCAAGGAGGGGAACTTGAGGTGAACTCAGAGAATTAGGGAAGGAGGAGGCACTGCACAGGTGGGATATGAGGGCTCAGACCACCCCGAGTAGCCAGCATGAGGGGTGCAGCATGCACTGGGAtcactgctgctcccctgcGGGCCTTGGCTTCAGTCTCCAGCAGCCAGGATgggagtgggacagggagggagctgGTGCCTGGGTACTGCTCCTGTGGTCGCCTCCTGCCCCGTGCCGGGGGCGGCGTTGGAGGTTGGGCTGAAAAGGAGTTATTTTTAAGCAGCACATCTCAGTGCAGACTGTCATTCCCATTCTCCATACCTTCCCTGTGGGTGGGAGAACCGGGGGGGCTCCGGCAGCTCGACACAGCCTCATACCCAGAAGGTCTTGGCTGCCTGGATCCCCTTTCCTTgtggagagggatttgggggggagCTCAGCCACCACGGGCTTGGGTGTCATAGGCTCCCCAGGGCTTGGATGAGGCAGagggggctgggctgtgctccctggTTTGGGGTCTCACCCATCACTGTGGCCTTTAGACACACTGCAGGCTTTGCTGGCTGATTCAGCAGCAAATTGCAAAATCAGTTTATTCCCAAAATGAGGAGAGCATCTTTAAAGTCACAGTactttaggaaaagaaaaagaaaacagaggtgGTTTCTGTTTGTTGGGCATTTCTTGGGTGTTCATTACAGCCAGGGGtgctcctgtgccagctcccGGGGTGATGCCCTGCACAGGACCTACAGGATCCTGCATCCAGGGTGGGATCCTGGGTGCAGAATGGGATCATGCCCCGTGGTTGGGGAGCACAGCCTGGGATGAGGCATGGCAGCAATGGGAACACTCTCCCTAGGGAGATGCTGGATTCCCTTCTGTGTGGTGGATGCTGTCCTGCAGTGAAGCCCTTTCCAGGTGTgagccaaggaaaagaaaaaagctccTGGAAGGATAACTGGCAAGAGGGATAAACCTCGAGGGGAAGGccctcagagctgcctgcactTGGCCCTTCTCCATATGGCATTTCTGCATCTCCAGCCCATCACTGAGCTGGGTGGCACCTCCTGTGGCACAGGACTGGAGTGGCACTTCCAGACACCATTACAGCCTCTCTTCCCTCAGCCAGAGGGAGATTTGGAGGCCATTTCTGCTTCTTGATAGCCTTTGATGTTGGAAATTCAAGCTGGCAGTGTGGTCGTGGTAGGGGCAGAGcatcccagggacacccaggggctGTGAGGATCTGCCTGCAGGAGGGACCCTTCCCAAATTCTGCTTTACCaccacccagctctgctgctgtcagatgCATTGGGATTTAGTGTCAAATTTTAGGAGAATCAATCTGCGAAGGCGGCCAGAGAGGATTGAGGTGGGAGGGTggagccagcaatgtgccttcGTGATGGGAGGGATTAGAGaaatatttgggtttattttaatGTCAGGCTTATTGCGAGGATTGGGAGCTTaacctggcagcagagcagcgctGATCCCGCTCCAGTACGACATTTACAGTTCCATGCTGTCATTCCTTCCCGCCGGGAATGGAAACCTCAGAGCTGGTCCTGGTGAGCCACAAATGCCTCCGGGCTGGACGGAGGTGGCCAGGAATGCCGAGCcactgcctgtccccagcaTGGGACCGGGCTGTCCCCGAGCCCCGTTCctgtgctctgagctgtgtctgACGCCGCTGCTCTAACGTGGGATTCATCCATTCTCGGGAGCATCAGCGGCTGCAGGGTGCAGGAGGGAATGGTGGTGCTGGgtcttgtatttttttaatttattttttctaaaaggGTTATATAACCTTGGGGAttctattaataaaaataatggttttgAACTCTGGGAACAGCCAGCCAGCAATGAGCAAGGAAATGCTCCAAGTTCAGAACACGGCAGCGGGCACATTAGGGACAGGCACTCTGGGCAGGAATAGTGGCCAAGGCTACAGAGGGTATTCCCCACCTGCAGCCAGATGGGTGGCATctgcctgtccctcctgccagcacctctgtccctgtgcccagggaaaaggagaggaggtGGGAAGGGGATTGTTCCAGCCCCAGTGTGGTCTGGACCCTGTGGATGTGGGGTGGGTGGGCACCTCTCATCCTCCTGTACCCATTCCCAAGCAGCCTGAGATGAATCCCAGACTGTATCCAGAGCAAAAGTGTGGCAAGAGCAGCCTGGTGCAGCCCAGGTGAACATCACCTAGACCCAAAGCATGGTCCTGGGTGGGATCCAAAGGATGCCTGGTCCTcacaggcaggatttgggaggTGCTCACGGTCCTCACAGGCATGACCCCAGTGAAGCTTGTTCTCCCCATGAGATGCTCTTTGTCCCCACAGGTGGGACACCAGGGATGCTCCTGGTCCCTGTGGACATTGGTCTTGATTCCACAGCGGGGGTTAGAGAGGAACTGGGGTTAAGGAGGCATGGCTGAGGCTCCAGAATAAAACAGGAGGTGCGTGGTGTGTGTCCAGTGTGAGCTTGGGGTCGTGAGCTGTGGGGGTCATGTTCCCCCCAGTCAGTGTCCAAGAGCTTTCTCTTGCAATGTAGAGGGTCGTTCTCTTCTGAATCCCTAAGTAGCCAGCAAGGCATTTAAAGGGTTTGCTATAAAAATTAAGAGAGTTTGAAGCAAAGATGGCAATTAGAGAAAATTGAGACATAACTTTAATCAGGGCATTTGGAGGCAAAAAGCCCACAGTCTTTGGGATGTGTTCAAGTGTTCAGTAGTTTCCCTTTaataccaaaatatttaaagcctcATTTTTCAGGATGAACATTACCTTGGGTTTATTGTGTTTCTCCCTTTGCCATGTGGGATTATCaacttatttttcagaaagccTTAACACTCCACTCAGCAGTGGCCTGGGGTTTGGTCTAGTTTGTTTGggactttatttcttttcccctttaaatCTCCCTTACTCGAGTTGTCACAGCTTGACAGCCTTGTGCCAGGAACAAGCTGTCATCCTGGATCTCGTATCTTTAATTCCTTCCCTCTGATGCTAATAACACCTTTAAGATGATTAaccggggggaaaaaaagtaatatttttctgctgtttggaTGCTGGTCACTGGATCTCAGCACTTCATTCATCTTGGGGAGTGAAATTGTAGTGATCacccctctcctcctgcagggCTCTCCCTGCATTTTGTTTCTGGATTTGATTTGCTGAATATCCATGATtgtgttgtccaaatgcttttcTTGGCAGTTTAAGATGCTGTGGGGTAACAAGCTCCCTCCCACAGCATCCCTTGGCTGGGGGccagcctgcagctctccctgctcacaTCCCCTTTGGGAAGGGCCTGGGCAGCATTTCcatgctggcagtgctgggagacacAGGAGAGTGCACGGACACCccatcctgccccagccccgctgccagcCATGGCTGGGCACGCAGCACCACTCTGTGAGGACATGGATTCCTGTCAGCATGAgcttatttatgtttttaaagatgATTTTGGTCTGGGACTTGTTCAAGGCCTGTTTTAGCTTCCCAGGGTTCCACTTATCCCAGGCACAATGGTGCCTGCCCAGCTGATGCTTCCTGCCAGTCTGGTCACCCGCTGTGTTGGGCAGCAGCTTCCACACCTTTTTGCTCATCTAGGAAATAAAGTTCTGGATAAAATGACACACCATGCACTGTAAATCCCTAGATGTGGAGTTTTATGTCGGTGTGTGTGAGGGTAGGATCCTGGGGATGCACTGAGCAGGTCAGAAGAAATAAGAGACAGCAGAAAATTGGGGAAAACACCTCTTTTAGCTTAAATTCTCCATGGATTGGTGGGTCCTGCCGTCTAGAGAGTGCCTTGATGTTGGTTTAGGTTTTTAGGTCCTGCTTGGATCATCACTCACAGGGCTCTAGGTGGTGTGGCTATGTCAGACCTTTCATTTGAGTTTCCaggtgcctcagtttccccagcagATGAATAAATAGCCCCTTCCCTCACTGCTGTTGTGGTAGACTGGGGGTGGCACCTTCTGCAGGTGTTGCAGGACTGAGGCGACCCAGGACAGGTCCCTTAGGCTGCGATGCCAGCGatggctctgtgctgggtgtggcacagcagggtcCCAGCTGTCCTCGCTTCCTGCGCAGCTCAGGGGTTTTAGAGGGGTGAGTTTGGGAGCTTTGGGAGCGTGGTTGGAAGGGGTGCCTCAGCCCTTCACTCCTGAGTGGGGAGAGAGAAGTGACTTGAGGAAAGAGGGGAGCAGTTGGGCAGAGCGAAGCTGCTTGTCCCTGCCTGGTGTAGCCTGTGGGCTCGGTGTCCTTGTGCCCCGGCATCCCCGTGctctcagtgtccctgtggAGCCCACGCTCCAGCATCCTGGGCACAAGGATCCCCAGTGATGCCTGCTCACCTTTTTCTCCTCCCATCGTGCAGGAATTGCGGCTGAGCCAGAGACGATGACTGCAGAGAGCACCGAATCCAACGTGCCTATGCGGGAACCCGAGCACGGAGGGCCCAAGGTGCCCGTGCCCCTCATCCCAGCGCGGCGCCAGGGCCGGCGCCTGCGGCGCAAGCCCCCGGCGGAGCCCTCGCCCAAAGGGCAGCTCCGCATGCGCTCGCCCGCGGGGGCCTTCGTTATGGTGGGCATCTCGGTGGTCCTGGTGGGCATGACCATTGCCGTGGTGGGCTACTGGCCTTACCGGGGATATGGGGGCACCGGGGCCAGCGCGGGGAACAGCAGTGCGGTGGGGGACACGAGGAGGGAGGTGGCGGCTGGGCGCCACATGCCCCACAGTGAGAAGCTGAAGCTGATCGGCCCTGTCATCATGGGCATTGGGCTCTTCATCTTCATCTGCGCCAACACGATGCTGTACGAGAACAGGGACATGGAGACCCGGCAGCTGATGCAGAAGGGGCTCTACAGCCTGGCAGTGGGCCTGCCCGAGGGGACCGGCCCCGAGGATGGGCACTGCCAGCATGGGGAcagccagcccttccccaagGCCAATGCTGAGTGTTTGGAGGGCTGTTACCAGGTGGACCTGTCCTgtcagccctgccccagccctggcagcaagTGGTCTGACTGCTACGGCCCCGGCCGGCTCCAGGCCATGGCCGAGTTCCTGCAGCACCCGGCGGCTTCCCCTGCGACCTCTCTCCGCAGCCTCCGCTCCACCGAGGTCAACCTGAGCCTCCCGTGCCACGCTGGAGCCGAGTCCCTCCTGTCCTCGGCTGTGGGGGCCTTGACGCTGCCCATAATCAAGCTCAACAACTGCTTGCTGGATGGGGCAGCACGGGGGGCCGATGGGAGGGCAGAGAGGGGCTCTGCTGAGCATccccccaaaacaccacagCTCTCCCGGGCTCCGCTTTCCATTGGTGACAGCACTGCACTCTGCAGCCAGGGTGGCCGTGGTGGTGGTGGCCACGTTGTCATCAGCGTGGATACCAGCTGTCCCGGTGCAGAGCCGCTGGTGGAGCTCAGCTCCGACGTGCACCTCCACACCCCGGGACACTCCAAATCCCTGGACCTTGGCCGGCcgggggtgctgctggtggcccCCATCAAGGACCGTAAGAACCGGAGCTGGCCTCGGCTGGACCACGTCAGCCTTGTGGGCTACGCCAAACTGGAAAGTACTGGCGAGTCCTCAGaccagctgctggagcccagcGAGCCCCCAAGCCGGGGCgagcccctgcccagctcctgggtggtggggatggagcagggcacaCGGGTCTGATGTTCCCAGCACCTTTGGGGACCGTAACATCCCAGTCCCTCATCCTggcccccagcacccaccagcaaccccaaaaccccacatccaggaggggtttgggggcgGCATTTTTAAGCCAATGCCAAGAGGAAGGTCCTGACCCTCCGCTCCTGGGTGAGGACTCGCATAGGTGGGATGTCCTGCCGGCTGGATGCCCTTGGCCTTACAAGCCCTTCTCCTGGTGGCTTTTCCAGAGGAGTCCTCGCTTTGAGACCCCACACAAATGGTGGGATAGGGACATGGGGGCAGGTGAAGCCCCACCAGGCCCCACAGCACTTTATCTCAGCAGGGTTGGGGTGGGGAGATGCTTTGGGGGGTGATGTCCTCTTATCCAGCCTCAACCCACCAGAAAATTTGCTTAGCCAGAGCACGTCAGCCCAACGGGGCTATTAAATATTATCTGGATGCCATGTGGTGCTGCCTTGCCTCCTCCTCTGGCCTGGGATGCTTGGGAggggcagtgcctgcagcagtcTGTCCAGAGGGGCTGTGAGGCCTTGTGCCCCCACCCAGACTCCACTGAAGAAGGAATGCTCCATAACCAGCTGCTCAGCATTCATAGGATGAGGTGATAAGTacaaggtttggggtttttatggaGAGAAGGGATGTAGAAGGTGCCCAGGGAGTTGCAGGCAGCgagccaggtgctgctgcccacctGGGGTGCAGCAATTCTGCGAGCCTCTCAGTGGATCTGGGTTTgtttgtgctggtttttggTGGGATGGAGGATGCAGGTGGTGGGAGGAAGGATGTGAAGGGGCAGAGAGGTAGGGGAGTGTCAGTGCTGTTTTTGCCAGGTGCTGTTTGGTGCTGTTCTGTTACTTTGTGCCTGTTGGATGCAGAACAGGAGCTGTATGGGATGAGGCCAGAGAGGCAGCCTCAGCACTGGGATAGatttctggagaaaagggaGCTGGGGGTTCATCCCATCCCTTCTTActccctccagctctcccttGGGCAGGAGGAGACCCGGGGTGCCAGGGCATGTGGAAGGATGGATTGGAGCGATGGGACAaggacagctctgctctccagcaaCTCGGGAGGCTTTAAAATGGCTGTGGCAGCCTAGATGAGATCTTTGCCTTTTGCCTTTCCAAAACTGGGGCCTGTTGGGTGGCTGAAATCTCTTATCTGTATGAAGTGTTTGCGGGAGGGGTTATTCCTgtctctgcttctccttctctggTCTGAAGTTAACACAGGGTGTCAGACCTTGCAAACTTTGGGAACCACATCCTTCTCCAGATCAAATTGTCTTTtcttccccagccccaccttCTCCCAAAAAACTTCTCCCAAAGCACTCCCCACAGTGCTTTGATGGGGGGTGTTCTGCTTTACAGGGAAAAGCTGTCTGTTTCCAGTGCCAACCCTCCCAGAGAGCTTGGATGCAGCTTCCTCCGTGCAGGGACCGGAGATGGGACAGACAGCTGCGGTTTGGGCCCAGTTGCATCCCAAAGGATTCTCTGGGAGTGATACCAGCCCAAGCTCAGCTATTTATTTGGCTGCTTAATCTCAACATTATTCAGGCACTGATTCAATGCAATAAACAACAAGAAAAAGTCACCATTGGGgtctgccctggagcagcatcCCAGGGGAAGTGCCAGAAGGTTTTTGtccaaaaataactttttactTGGGCTTAACCATCTGCAGCCAGAGCTAATGCTGGGCCCTGAGCCATGCTTTGGGAACTGGCAGCAAGAAACTGAAGCCCAAAATGCCACAAGGAGCTGCACGAGAAGCTgctgggggtgtttttttttaaatttttccccttcagtttcTGGCTGAGGCTCAGTCTAACTGTGGGAAATGGCTGGATCACAGGGCAACCTGCCTGGACCATGTGCCTGCACCAGCATCAtcctcctgccccatcctcctcctgccctatcctccttcccagctcagcagcatcaTCCAGGAGAGGCATTTCTGAGTCACACAGGGATCATTTCAAAACGCAAAGCAGCTTGATTAATTAATCTGGCAGGGTGAGAAGCCCTGTGCCTTctccagggaagagcagcatcTGTGCATCCCTCATCTTCAGCTCCGTCTGTGGACACTGTTCCCAGAGTATTTGTGGGATATTAGCAGTGCTGGTTTCAGGGGATGGATGCCATGTATGCTGTCCTCACGGTGTTCTGGGAATGAACTGGGCAGGGTGAGGCGGgttagaaacagaaattaaaagatcCTGTTGACTGcttggctgcagagctgtgaagTGGAACAATCCTGGAAGCCCTGGAGATGTCACACTGCACAGCCTGTGAAGGGCAGTGCTTGGTAGTACCTTCTGTCCTACTCAGGAACAGGCTGGACACACTATGGACTAAATATCCAGCTGTCGTCACCCCCATGGTATCCCACCCCAGGAGGTGGCCACTGCAGGAGGAGATTCCTATCAACAGAAGGGGTATTTCATCATAAGCATCAGCAAAGAAAATCGGGGGTTTGTCCCCAACACCAACATGTCCAGGCTGAGGAGGGCTGAGCCCGGGGGTCCCTTGGACCAGAGGATGGAGGCCGGAGAGACCAAAGGCAATTGCAGTTATCCCCCACCAGCAAGAGACCTCTCAGCCGGTGCATGGCTACAGGACAGCTTAGTTTGGGCCAAGAATGGATAAAATTGGCAAAATGGATTGAGGGAACCACTACCACAGGCTGTGTGTGGGAGATATGCCCTGGGGAGGTGCAGACCCTGCCAGTGGTTGTGAGAGGGTCTCTCatgcccagggacagcccagtAGTGCCAGTGGGTCTCCAGATTTGCTGCTGGGACACCTCTGTCCCCAGAGAGCACAACACCCACAGCTGGGGACAATCACTCCCTGATATTGCTCAGCCGTTGGCTGGTTTGCagctctttctcctcttcttcctccacctcctcctcctctccccacagtGGGGAAGGTCACAGCCATGAATCTGCTTGGCTGGAGTGCCCTTCCTTAAGATTTAAGGTCTGTGGGAAGGcgagggctctgctcccagtgtGCACTTGCAGTACAGCCAGGAGCGAGTGATCCCGGCTATAAATCTCCTGCCGAGGTGTCGGGAAGATGACGCGTAGGGGACAGTGTGACCTGTGCTGGGTGAGTgtggcttttttcctccatggcTAAAGAGGACCGGTGGGATGGGTGCAGGTGTGCTCCCCAGGTCTGTAACACCCTGGCCCTTTTGGCAGGGGGCTCATTTctgttgctttattttaaaaaagggcaAGAGTGTGATACAAAATGCCTCTCTGAATGAATGAGCCAGCACTGAGCCAAAGGCACCCATCCTAGTGCTTCCCGGTACCCAGGGGAGCTGGAacggggctggagctggggtgggGTTGGGAGTagttgcttaattttttttttttttttttctgtgggtttgGGAGCATCCTGTATAGGTTTGCTGCCACCCAAGGCTCTGCACGTTAATCCTACTGTAGAAATGTGCTGAGCAATGTGGGATGATTGCCCTGGGGCTGGTCCTGAGTCAAAAGCCAGAGTTTCCTCAGTGTTGTCAGCGTCCACAGGATGTGTCCTGACAGCTGAGCACTGGCATGGGGCTGGAGCCCAAATCTCTGGGGCTTTGGCTTGGAGCCCATCAGGGACCACTGCCCATGCTGGGGGCAAAAAACAAAAGATACCCATGAATCTGCAGGAGTCTGCACTGGTGCTTCCCTGGGTGGTTGGGGACGGAGCAGGGGTGAATCTAAGGCCATtgacccagctgctgcaggacctgaGGTGATTCCCCACCTGGTTTTGGCTATTcttttgtgcctcagtttccccagtgATGGAActcagagctgagctcagtgtGTCCAACCTGGCCCATTGCCAACATAATTCCTCCCCTTTCAATCCTGTTTATCTCAGACCCTTGTCTCTCCCAGCTGGAAGGGATGGAGTCACCCCGCTGCTGCCTGGCTCCCGCAGCAATTCCCCCTGGAGCCCTGAGGGCAGCCCTGATACTCCAGGAACACGACTGGCTGCTGAGCCCCAAAACCAGGAGGAACAGCCTAAAAATAGCCTGGGCTGGAATAAGCTGTGACTTAGTGGGAACTTCTCCTGATGTGacagctgcttctccaggtTGAGTTCTGAGATGGAGACATGAGGAAGGACCAGGGATGGGTGATGAAGGAAAGcagcttttgtggtttcttgCCACAGGATGGGACCTCCAAGACAGTCATTGCCTTTGGTGTGGAATCTGGGGCCTGGGGTGGGAGTAGGGCCACCCAGGAGCGCAGACTTGGCccgctgggagctgctgcttcctgcgCAGCTGGGACAAGGGCTTGGGGTATTGATTTATTTGCATCTGGATTGCCATGGTATTTGTTTGCCTATTTTCCCAAGCTGGTAGCCAGGCAAAACGCCACAAGCAACATTACCACACCCCCTCCTGCTCTTGCTGTGAGGTGGATAAAGGCACCCTGAGCTTGGGACACTCACCCAGAGGGGCTTTGGG
The sequence above is a segment of the Vidua chalybeata isolate OUT-0048 chromosome 25, bVidCha1 merged haplotype, whole genome shotgun sequence genome. Coding sequences within it:
- the TMEM200B gene encoding transmembrane protein 200B, which produces MTAESTESNVPMREPEHGGPKVPVPLIPARRQGRRLRRKPPAEPSPKGQLRMRSPAGAFVMVGISVVLVGMTIAVVGYWPYRGYGGTGASAGNSSAVGDTRREVAAGRHMPHSEKLKLIGPVIMGIGLFIFICANTMLYENRDMETRQLMQKGLYSLAVGLPEGTGPEDGHCQHGDSQPFPKANAECLEGCYQVDLSCQPCPSPGSKWSDCYGPGRLQAMAEFLQHPAASPATSLRSLRSTEVNLSLPCHAGAESLLSSAVGALTLPIIKLNNCLLDGAARGADGRAERGSAEHPPKTPQLSRAPLSIGDSTALCSQGGRGGGGHVVISVDTSCPGAEPLVELSSDVHLHTPGHSKSLDLGRPGVLLVAPIKDRKNRSWPRLDHVSLVGYAKLESTGESSDQLLEPSEPPSRGEPLPSSWVVGMEQGTRV